The window GCGCCGGGGGTCGACGTCGAAGAGCGCACCGATGGTCAGCCCGCGGGAGACGAACCCCGGATAGCCGGCGAGTGCGGCGCCGAGATTGCCCACCCCGACGAGGGCGACGCGATGCTGCCGGTGCGAGCCCAGGATGCGGCCGATCTCGGCGACCAGCACCTTGATCTCGTAGCCGACACCGCGGACCCCGTACGTGCCGAGGTGGGACAGGTCCTTGCGCAGGGTGGCCGGGGTGACCCCCGCGACGGCCGCCAGTTCCTCCGACGAGATGGCGTCGGCGGGGCCGTCCATCGCGGTCAACTCCCGCAGGTACCCGGCGAGCCGGGCGATGGTGGCCTCCGGGATGTCCCGCGGTCTGCCGCCGGGTGCCCCGTCCACCTGCTGGCTCACGCGCGGAACCTCCTGCGGATCGGGTCCCACGGACGTGTCGGGGAGCGCTCCGCCACCCGGGCCGGAACGCCCTCACCCTAGCCACCGCTGCAGTCGGGGACAAAGTCGTCACGGGGACGCGGCTCACCCGGCCGCGTGGAAGGTGCCGGGCCGGCCGGCTTCCACCCGCGAAGCGTTACCCACGACCGGGGGTGTGGACGGCCACGCCGTCCCCGTCGGTGACCCGCCGGACGGGGCGGGGCGGATTCCCGTCTCCGGCGCGCCCCGCCGTCCTAGCAGCCCTAGCGGGCGGACGGACCGTTCGCGACCCGCCGCACGAGGGCGTCCCGGTCGACGTCGAAGTAGCTGAACATCTCGTCGTCGACGAGGACGACCGGCACCTGCTCGCCGTACTCGGCGCGCAGCTCGGGGTCGCTGTCGACGTCGAGCTCGGTGAGGGTGAACGGCTGCCGGGCGAGGGCGGCGAGCACCTCGACCCGCGCCTCCTCGCACAGGTGGCAGCCCCGCCGGCCGATCAGCGTCACTGCGGTCATCGCCGGTCCTCGGGGTCGGCCGGCGGCACGGCGGCGGCCGGGGCGCCGACCAGGTCGTCGTCGAAGAGGTCGGAGTCGGTGTCCTGCGCGCTGCGCTGCGACCGGCTGCCGACGCCGGGCAGCCGGGTGCCCAGCCGGTCCAGCTGGTCGACCTCGATGATCTCGGGCGGCTCGGTGGGCTCGGGTTCCGGCGCCGCGGCGGGCGGCTCGACCGGCCCGCCCGGAGCCGGTGACGCCCCGGCGGGCGGGGCGGGCAGGTCGGCGGTGTCCATGTCCGTGTCCGTGACCGAGTCGGTGTCGGGAGCGGGAGCGGAAGCGGCGTCCGGCACCGCGGCGAGCCGCGTCGGCGTGGGTGGCGGCACCAGGGTGAGCCCGAGCAGGTGCGCCCACTCCTGCCGCACGAGGTCGCGGTCCAGCCGGCCGAGCTCGGTACGCGGCAGGATCGGCAGCACCCGGTAGCGCCGCGGCCGCTTGAACGGCGCCAGCAACGCCCCGAGGTGGTCGGTGAGGTCGTCCTCGGTCGGGGTGGTGCCGGGTGCTGCGACCACCGCGGCCGCGAGGTCGACGCCGCCGTCCGCGGCGGGAAGGCCGACGACCGCGGCGTCGCGGACGAACGGGTGCGTCAGCAGGGCCGCCTCGATCTCGCGCGGATAGACGGTGAAACCGGCGACCGCGATGGTCTCGGCCACCCGGTCGATGAGGTGCAGCTCGCCGCGGTGGTCCAGGTAGCCGATGTCGCTGGTGGTGAACCAGCCGTCGGCGTCGGGACCGCCGTCCCCGTCGGGCCAGTAACCGGTGAACAGCTGCGGGCCGCGGATGCTGATGGGGCCGGGGTCGGTGTCGGCCTCGAGGTCGGCGAGGGAGTCCTCGGCGGTGCCACCCGGTGCGGTGCCGGCGTCGACGGCCTCGATCCGCAGCTCGACACCCGGCAACGGCAGCCCCAGCGACCCGGCCCGCGGGACGCTCGTCATCAGGGTGCTGGCGACCGCGGACGCGGCCTCGGAGATGCCGTAGCCCTCCCAGACCGGGGAGCCGCTGCGGCTGCGGACGGCTGCGCCGTCCTCCCGGCTCAGCGGGGCCGCCGCCGAGGTCATCAGCCGCACGGTCGCCAGCGACCGCTCGAGCTGCGGTGACCGCAGCAGCAACCGGTAGAGCGCGGGTGCCCCCGGGATGACCGTCACCCGGTGGTGGTGGACGGCGGTCAGCACGGCGTCGGTGTACGCGGTCCAGGCCGCGGTGCCCTCGACGTCCGGACCGGTGACGGGCGGGGTGTCGGCGATGACGGCCGCCGCGCCGACGGTGGCCAGCGGCAGGAACGCGGTGACGAAGCCGGCGAGGTGGAACAGCGGCAACACCAGGAGCACCCGGTCGCCGCCGGCGAGCTTGAGCTGCGGAGCGGCCACGATCGCCTGCACCGACGCCAGCAGGGCGCGGTGCGACAGCATCACCGCCCGGCCGCCGCGGGACGCCCGCGCGAGCACGCCGATGTCCTCACCGCCACCCTGCGGTTCGACCGGTGCGGCAGCGACGCCGAACCAGCCGGTGACCTCGTCGGCGTGCACCACGGCGGCCGGGTCGAGGCCGGCGCGGTCGCCGGTGACGGTGACGGTGACGCCCAGCCGGGAGGCGATCTCCGGCGCCGCCCGCGACGGGTCGACCGGCACCGCGACGAGGTCGGCGCGGAGCACCGCGAACAGGGTCACGGCCAGCGCGGCCCCGGTCGGCAGGTGGACCAGGACCCGGTCGCCGGGTGCGGTCCGGGCACGCAGGGCCGCCGCCCCGGCGTCGGCCGCCGTGTCCAGCTCGCGCCAGGTCCAGGTCCGGTCGTCGGTGATCAGCGCGGCGGATCCGGGGTGGGCCGCGGCGGCCGCCCGGAGCAGGCCGGCGACGTGTGGGGCCATGGCGCTCCTCCTCGTCCGGGGCCGTCGCGGCAGCCGGGAACCCGGCGCCTGCGCGTCGGGATCGACCCTACTGCCGGTCACCGACCGACCGCCGGGCGACGACGACCCTGCGACCCGCGTCCCGTCGCGCCGTCCGCCACCCGTCCGGGCGGACCCGGAGTGAGCGTCCCGGTGGCCGCCGTCGCGGCGTCGATCCCGGACCACCCGGACTGGCTACGCTGGACCGGCAACCGACGGGGCGGGCGGAACAGTGGAAGGGGTGTCACCAGGTGAGCCGGTTCTCGCGCAGGGCCGACCGGGTGGCGGTCGAACGCGCCGAGCTCGCCGGCGAGGCGTCCGCGGAGGCCGCCGCGACGCTGGCCCTGGACGAGCCGCCGATCGCCGCCGGCGCCGACCTGACCGCCGCCGCCTTCTTCGACGTGGACAACACGATGATGGTGGGCGCGTCGATCTTCCACTACGCCCGCGGCCTGGCCGCGCGGAAGTACTTCACCAGCTCCGACCTGCTCAAGTTCGCGTCCCGGCAACTGCGGTTCCGGCTGCGGGGCGCGGAGAACCTGGCGGTGGTGGGCACCGCCCGCCAGGAGGCGCTGTCGTTCGTCGCCGGCCGCAGCGTGGACGAGATCATCCGGCTCGGTGAGGAGATCTACGACGAGACGATGGCCGACAAGATCTATCCCGGGACCCGCGCGATGGCGCAGCGGCATCTCGACGCGGGCCAGCGGGTCTGGCTGGTCACGGCGACGCCGGTGGAACTGGCCCAGCTGATCGCGCAACGGCTGGGTCTCACCGGAGCGCTGGGCACGGTGGCCGAGTCGGTGGACGGCATCTACACCGGCGCCCTGGTCGGCGAGATGCTGCACGGCCGGGCGAAGGCCGCGGCGGTCCGCGCGATGGCCGCCCGCGAGGGGCTGGACCTGCGCCGCTGCACCGCCTACTCCGATTCCATCAACGACCTGCCGATGCTGTCGGCGGTCGGGACCGCGGTGGCGGTCAACCCCGACTCGGAGCTGCGCGACGTGGCCCGCCAGCGCGGCTGGCAGATCCGCGACTTCCGCACCAGCCGCAAACCCGCCGTCCGGATCGGCGTGCCCTCCGTGCTGGGCGTCGGGGCCGTGGGCGGTGCGGTCCTGGCCGGCGCGGCCGTGCGTCGGCGGTTCCGCGGCTGAGCCGGTCCGGCGGTACGTCCCCGGCCGGGACGGGTGGTCAGCCGAGGAAGGGATGGCCGCGTTTGACCAGCAGCCTGTACAGCGTCTGCTGGATGGTCTCCCGCACGTGGTCGGTGAGATCGAAGATGACGGCCGGGTCCTCGGCGGCGTTGGCGTCGTGGCCGTCGGTGGGGATGGGTTCGCCGAACTCGATGAGCCACTTGCTCGGCAGCGGCACCGCGCCCAGCGGTCCCAGCAGCGGGAACGTCGGGGTCACCGGGAAGTACGGCAGCCCCAGCGCCCGGGCCAGCGGCCTGATGTTGCCCAGCAGGGGATAGATCTCCTCGGCCCCGACGATCGACACCGGGATGATCGGCGTGCCGGTGCGGATCGCCGCCGAGACGAAGCCGCCGCGTCCGAACCGCTGCAGCTTGTAGCGCTGGCTGAACGGCTTCCCGACCCCCTTGAAACCCTCGGGGAACACCGAGACCAGCTCTCCCGCGGTGAGCAGTCGTTCGGCGTCGGGGTTGCAGGCCAGCGTGTTGCCGGTCTTGCGGGCGACCGGTCCCAGCACGGCCGTTTCGAAGACCAGGTCGGCGGCGAGATTGCGCACGATCCGCCGCGACGGGTGGTGGTCGGCGACCCCTGCGGCGAGCATCACCGCGTCGACGGCGATGGTCCCGGAGTGGTTGGCGACCAGCAGCGCACCGCCGGTGTCCGGCAGGTTCTCCAGGCCGAGCAGCTCGACCCGGAACCACTTGTCGTACAGCAGTCGCAGCGGCGGCAGCACCATGTTGCGGGTGAAGTCCTCGTCGTAGCCGAAGTCGTCGACCTGGTAGTCGCCGGTGATGCGGCGACGCAGGAAGGCCAGGCCGCCGGCGACGCCGGCCTTCCAGCCGGTCTCGGGGGGCGACGGCTCCCCCGCGGGCGCGTCGGGCGCGTCGGTGGGCGCCTCGGGGTGCGGGTCCGGGTCTCTCATCGGGTCCTCCGGGGGGCGCGGGGCGGGCCGACCCGGTCCCCCGTGATGCCGACGAGTCTGGGTGCGGTCCGGGTGGCGTCCGGCGGACCGCCGGGCCGGAGGTCGTCGGCGACACCGAGGCCGGTGAGCAGCCGCGTCTCCGCCCGGCGCACCGACTCCCGGTCGACGGTCGGCTCGAGGGTGTGGGCGAAGTCGTCGAAGGCGGCGGCGGTGCTGAACTCGGGGGTGAAGCCGACCTCGGCGCGCAGCCGCGTGGTGTCGACGACCCGTCCGGCCTGCAGCATCCGGACCTGCTCGGGCGAGAAGGTGCCCAGGCCCAAAGCCCGCAGACCGCGGCCCACGGTGTCCAGCAGCGGCAACGGCAGCGGCAGCGGGATGCGGCCCGCCCGGTGGATGGCCTGCGACAGCATCAG is drawn from Nakamurella deserti and contains these coding sequences:
- a CDS encoding HAD family hydrolase, with the protein product MSRFSRRADRVAVERAELAGEASAEAAATLALDEPPIAAGADLTAAAFFDVDNTMMVGASIFHYARGLAARKYFTSSDLLKFASRQLRFRLRGAENLAVVGTARQEALSFVAGRSVDEIIRLGEEIYDETMADKIYPGTRAMAQRHLDAGQRVWLVTATPVELAQLIAQRLGLTGALGTVAESVDGIYTGALVGEMLHGRAKAAAVRAMAAREGLDLRRCTAYSDSINDLPMLSAVGTAVAVNPDSELRDVARQRGWQIRDFRTSRKPAVRIGVPSVLGVGAVGGAVLAGAAVRRRFRG
- a CDS encoding lysophospholipid acyltransferase family protein, with translation MRDPDPHPEAPTDAPDAPAGEPSPPETGWKAGVAGGLAFLRRRITGDYQVDDFGYDEDFTRNMVLPPLRLLYDKWFRVELLGLENLPDTGGALLVANHSGTIAVDAVMLAAGVADHHPSRRIVRNLAADLVFETAVLGPVARKTGNTLACNPDAERLLTAGELVSVFPEGFKGVGKPFSQRYKLQRFGRGGFVSAAIRTGTPIIPVSIVGAEEIYPLLGNIRPLARALGLPYFPVTPTFPLLGPLGAVPLPSKWLIEFGEPIPTDGHDANAAEDPAVIFDLTDHVRETIQQTLYRLLVKRGHPFLG
- a CDS encoding glutaredoxin family protein, whose amino-acid sequence is MTAVTLIGRRGCHLCEEARVEVLAALARQPFTLTELDVDSDPELRAEYGEQVPVVLVDDEMFSYFDVDRDALVRRVANGPSAR
- a CDS encoding class I adenylate-forming enzyme family protein, translated to MAPHVAGLLRAAAAAHPGSAALITDDRTWTWRELDTAADAGAAALRARTAPGDRVLVHLPTGAALAVTLFAVLRADLVAVPVDPSRAAPEIASRLGVTVTVTGDRAGLDPAAVVHADEVTGWFGVAAAPVEPQGGGEDIGVLARASRGGRAVMLSHRALLASVQAIVAAPQLKLAGGDRVLLVLPLFHLAGFVTAFLPLATVGAAAVIADTPPVTGPDVEGTAAWTAYTDAVLTAVHHHRVTVIPGAPALYRLLLRSPQLERSLATVRLMTSAAAPLSREDGAAVRSRSGSPVWEGYGISEAASAVASTLMTSVPRAGSLGLPLPGVELRIEAVDAGTAPGGTAEDSLADLEADTDPGPISIRGPQLFTGYWPDGDGGPDADGWFTTSDIGYLDHRGELHLIDRVAETIAVAGFTVYPREIEAALLTHPFVRDAAVVGLPAADGGVDLAAAVVAAPGTTPTEDDLTDHLGALLAPFKRPRRYRVLPILPRTELGRLDRDLVRQEWAHLLGLTLVPPPTPTRLAAVPDAASAPAPDTDSVTDTDMDTADLPAPPAGASPAPGGPVEPPAAAPEPEPTEPPEIIEVDQLDRLGTRLPGVGSRSQRSAQDTDSDLFDDDLVGAPAAAVPPADPEDRR